One window of the Cardiocondyla obscurior isolate alpha-2009 linkage group LG05, Cobs3.1, whole genome shotgun sequence genome contains the following:
- the LOC139102976 gene encoding uncharacterized protein — translation MVADQKAFTLENGIYKGPESLASIKYKSLGEVMWKSIKSHGNKISHLDTITEETFTYAELQDKIVKCALWLQKQGVKSNDVISVCTNNQPNSIVPCIAASYINAIFNPWNEGMDLPTALHVLQLTKPKVIFCNEKSSEVILRAIKEKNFKSIVVIFGKRDDTISFSDILKSCNDTEVSNFHYIELDDIKQTSCILHSSGTTGMPKGVELSNYTMLFISEDNNFDLANLPTLWFSSLYWISGVLLNVKAITQGGKVILYPEFDEEMTCKLIQKYNVAVLFLSTSMINRFVRAGHAKNYSLPSLKIILGGGAIIKPKVQEELRSALPHVQILQGYGMTELGGLVTLQQSEHKNGSCGVVAKNVQIKIVDPESGKVLGPNQSGEIWIKSAIIMNGYYNNPEATKSTIDEEGWLHSGDIGYVDEDGELFIIDRIKELIKYRGYQISPGEIEGVLITHPAVLEAAVISIPHAIDDEHPLAFITKKPGAKEVEQELIDFVAKNMMDHYKLRAGIIFLDKFPYTGSGKIARKDLKEMAKKLFKHG, via the exons ATGGTTGCAGATCAAAAg GCTTTTACTCTGGAAAATGGGATTTATAAGGGACCAGAATCGTTGGCGTCAATTAAGTACAAAAGCCTTGGAGAAGTAATGTGGAAGAGTATCAAAAGCCACGGGAACAAAATCTCGCAT TTGGACACAATCACTGAAGAAACTTTTACATATGCGGAGCTGCAAGATAAAATCGTGAAATGCGCATTATGGCTACAAAAACAAGGAGTTAAGTCCAACGACGTTATTAGTGTGTGCACGAACAATCAACCTAATTCTATTGTACCTTGTATCGCAGCATCATATATCAACGCAATTTTTAATCCGTGGAACGAGGGCATGGATTTGC CAACTGCATTGCatgttttacaattaacaAAGCCGAAGGTGATCTTTTGTAACGAGAAGTCTTCGGAAGTTATTCTACGAGCGATAAAAGAGAAGAATTTCAAGTCCATTGTAGTGATTTTTGGCAAACGTGACGACACGATTTCGTTCTCTGATATTTTGAAAAGTTGCAATGACACGGAAGTGTCAAATTTTCATTACATTGAATTGGATGACATAAAGCAAACATCGTGCATTTTGCATTCGTCGGGAACGACGGGAATGCCGAAAGGAGTCGAATTGTCAAACTATACAATGTTATTTATAAGCGAGGATAACAACTTTGATCTCGCCAATCTACCGACATTGTGGTTTTCGTCTCTATATTGGATCAGTggtgttttattaaatgtgaaaGCAATTACACAAGGCGGCAAAGTAATTCTTTACCCGGAATTCGACGAGGAAATGACTTGCAAATTGATCCAGAaatataac GTAGCAGTTCTTTTCCTTAGTACAAGTATGATTAATCGATTTGTCAGAGCAGGACACGCAAAGAATTATTCATTACCATCCTTAAAAATCATATTAGGCGGTGGTGCGATAATTAAGCCAAAAGTGCAAGAAGAACTGAGGAGTGCTTTACCGCATGTTCAGATATTGCAAGGATACG GAATGACCGAACTGGGTGGTCTCGTAACGTTACAGCAGTCAGAACACAAAAATGGATCGTGCGGAGTAGTAGCTAAAaatgtgcaaataaaaattgtggaTCCCGAAAGTGGGAAGGTACTAGGTCCGAATCAATCAGGAGAAATCTGGATAAAATCTGCTATCATAATGAATGGTTATTATAACAATCCCGAGGCGACGAAAAGTACAATCGATGAGGAAG GATGGTTACACTCTGGTGATATCGGTTACGTGGACGAAGATGGAGAACTATTTATCATCGACAGGATAAAAgaacttataaaatatagagGATACCAGATTTCACCCGGAGAAATCGAAGGCGTTTTAATAACACACCCAGCAGTGTTGGAAGCTGCAGTAATATCGATTCCTCATGCAATTGATGACGAGCATCCTCTTGcttttattactaaaaaacCTGGCGCGAAG GAAGTGGAGCAAGAATTAATAGATTTCGTGGCGAAGAATATGATGGATCATTATAAACTTCGTGCGggaataatatttcttgataAATTTCCGTATACAGGTTCaggaaaaattgcaagaaaggATTTGAAAGAAATggctaagaaattatttaagcacggttaa